Within the Natranaeroarchaeum sulfidigenes genome, the region TCGAAGCCGTGATCCGGCCATTCTGTCGAACTCTCTTGCCCGAGGTCCGGGCGGCTATCGTTCGCCGTCGATGTATTTGAAGCGGCTTCACGACTGGCCGACGTGGGGGGTTGCGCGTCGGTGCGGCGGGTATCGGCCGCCTGTTCCGGTTCAGGATCGGATGCATCAGACGATTCGGACGTATTCGACGCCGGAGCGTTAGAACGAGTACCTGTTTTATCCGCTCGGTCAGAAGAGGTCGGCGACTCGTCACTGCTCACCCAGTCACGCACCGTTCGGGTGGCCTGTGATACGGTATTAGCAACGCTTGATGACGAATCCGGGGGTTCGTGGTCGTCCGGGATGTTCGAAGTAGACTCATCAGAACGACCAGCAGGCTCGAACTGGAACTTGTTGCCGCCACAGTCCGGACAGCCAGAGAGCATCTCCTTGGAGCCGTCCGGAAACGTCCGACCACAGTTCGTACACTGATGTGGCATTATTTCCGTGAGACCAGAGCGCTGATGAGCGTCTCGTCCTTGTGAAGCGTCTCGATCTGATTCGCCGGTCCGATTACCGTCAGTTTCGACGTCTCCTCTTTCCCCATGAGTCGTGAGAAGAGCCCACTATCCGTCTCACCGCGGGGATACGTCTCGATCTCGATCCCGTTGAAGTCCTCCGGGTCGGCGGGTGTGATCTCGGTCATCGTCACCTCGATCAGTTTCGACTCCTCGTCGGGGGTCAGCCCCTGTTCGAGGATGACGATATTGCCATCCCTGACTCCATCGAGGATCATCCGGATCTTCTCCATGCCCGTCATCCCGTCCATCCGATCGCCGCTGATCAGGTCGATCTGAACGCCGTCGGAGGGATCTTTTACTTCTGGCATTATCCGAAGTACTCCGCGATTTTGTCGTACACTTCGTCCATGTTGTCTCCTTCCAGCGCAGAGAGTTCGACCGTCTCGTGTTGGGGGAAGGCGTTCGCAATCTGCTGGACGTTCGATCCCTCGAGGTCGATCTTGTTCGCAAAGATCAGTACGGGGAGGTTCTGGCTCTCGATAATCCCGACGAGCATCGTATTGACCTGCGTGAACGGATCCTCCGTGGAGTCGAGAACGTAGATGACGCCATCGACGTCCTCGCGCAGCCAGTGCATCGCCTCGGCGACCCCCTCGGTTGCCTCACGGGAGCGCCGGACGGCGTCGTCCTCGTCGATGTCGTAGTCGAGGAACTCCTCGTAGTCGACCTTCGTCGTCACGCCGGGTGTATCGACGATATCGATCGATACGGACTTCCCGTTACGCTCTATCTCGACGTTTTCCTTGCGTCTTGCTCGACGTGTTTCGTGTGGAACGTGGCTTTCGGGGCCGATGGCATCGCCCGTCCAGTCCCGTGCGATTCGATTGGCTAGTGTGGTTTTGCCAGCGTTCGGCGGTCCATAGATACCTATCCGTTTCTGTTCGTCCTCGGAGAAGAGGCGGCCTGTTACGCGGGATACGCTATCCCTGAGTT harbors:
- a CDS encoding Era-like GTP-binding protein gives rise to the protein MGLFTELRDSVSRVTGRLFSEDEQKRIGIYGPPNAGKTTLANRIARDWTGDAIGPESHVPHETRRARRKENVEIERNGKSVSIDIVDTPGVTTKVDYEEFLDYDIDEDDAVRRSREATEGVAEAMHWLREDVDGVIYVLDSTEDPFTQVNTMLVGIIESQNLPVLIFANKIDLEGSNVQQIANAFPQHETVELSALEGDNMDEVYDKIAEYFG
- a CDS encoding DUF2073 domain-containing protein; amino-acid sequence: MPEVKDPSDGVQIDLISGDRMDGMTGMEKIRMILDGVRDGNIVILEQGLTPDEESKLIEVTMTEITPADPEDFNGIEIETYPRGETDSGLFSRLMGKEETSKLTVIGPANQIETLHKDETLISALVSRK